A window of Torulaspora globosa chromosome 8, complete sequence contains these coding sequences:
- the SOH1 gene encoding mediator complex subunit SOH1 (ancestral locus Anc_6.116) — protein MATNDPEELILPTRFEVELEFVQSLANIPYLTYLLSQQQQTWKDPKFKNYLKYLEYWTRPPYVQCIVYPNCLFMLKLLNGFMDKATINDDGLLEGLDDLPKIIQLHGAQWMNEMVDRWASREP, from the coding sequence ATGGCTACGAACGACCCCGAAGAGCTCATCCTGCCCACAAGATTCGAAGTCGAATTGGAATTCGTCCAGTCGCTGGCCAATATACCCTACCTCACCTACCTGCTATCCCAACAACAGCAGACCTGGAAGGATCccaagttcaagaactatCTAAAATACCTCGAGTACTGGACAAGACCACCGTACGTTCAATGCATTGTATATCCAAACTGTCTCTTTATGTTGAAGCTACTGAACGGCTTCATGGATAAAGCTACAATCAATGATGACGGTCTATTAGAAGGGCTAGATGATCTGCCAAAGATAATTCAACTACATGGTGCTCAATGGATGAACGAGATGGTTGATCGCTGGGCCTCTCGTGAACCGTGA